AGTCTCATTATTCCATAAGCAGACTCATTTTCATGGGAGATTTGAAAAACAAAAAATAAAATAACAACATGTATTGTTGCTAAAGTTCCTATAAACTTTAAATTCTGAAACAATTGATCTCTGAAGTTAAGTTTAATTAATCTTGTAATTTCGTGTTCATTTTCAGTCTTATCCCCAATCAATATTCTTCTAACAAACATCAAGTCAAAAAAGAGAACAAAGAGAAAGATTGAAAAATCAGGGGCCTTACTATTATCAAAGATCGATTCAAGAATAGTTACAACTAGTAAAAGATTTGCACCAACAAGAGTTATTATCAAAAGAAATGAGGGGATATTAATTAACAATATTCTTATATCACCTTTTGTTTTAAAAATTGCGACCTTATCAATAAAGTTCACTGTAGGTAGTATTGAATACAGAAACGGAATTTGAGCCAAAGCTAAAGCATAAAACAGAATACGTTCTGTTAAAGAATAGCCGATAAAAATATCGTCAAAGATATAGCTCGCTAGATACAGAAGACTTATAGAAGTATAAGGATTTCCTAAAAGTTTTTGAGCAATATTAATTACAACTTTTTCTTTGTAACTCAGAGGAAGCGCAAAGCTATAGAAATCGACTCCCTGGGGGCCTTTCCAAAAAAAGAATCTCGACTTTGACTTATTTAAATAAAGGCAGAAACCTAAAAGACTTATGAAATATGTTGGTAATGCATAAATATCGAAGAATAGATTTACGCCATAGATGACAAATGCCAGTAAGACAGCACACAGTGTTTTAATGAGAAATAATTTCTTATTTTCAGCAAAGTGAGAAAGGATAATTCTTTTTACAATACTAGGCTGCTTCATCACAAAGCTCCATATCTTGAATCATCACAACACGATTACTATTAAAAGTAGTGTCTTCAGGAATATTTGTTGCCATCAAAACACTTCTACCGCGTTTACACTCTTTTGCTAGTTCTTCACCTAGTAACTTCCTAGCAGCTCTATCTAGGACAGCAGTAATTTCATCCATTAAAATAAACTCAACTTCAGAGCTTATCGCTGCAATAAATTGTATTCTGGCCTTCATACCAGTAGAAAGTTCATAAACATACTTATCTCGATCTAGGCCAAATTTAATCAATAACTCTTCTTCTCTTTGAGAGTTATAATTTGGATACAAGATCTTATAATTATCAAGAATGTATCCAACACGAGAATTCTCATCAAAAGTGAGATCATGTGAGTTTAAAAATAAAGACTTAAATAACTCATGCCTTTTATTATTATATGGTGACAGCCCTAAAACACTAACATATCCGTCTAGAGGATGGCGAAGACCAAGAAGTAAGTTAACAAGAGTACTCTTACCTGAACCGTTCTTTCCAAGAAGAATAACAAATTCTCCTTTATTGATTTGAAGATTTAGATTTTTGAAAATAACTTCACCACTGGGATAAGTATAAGCAAGGTTTCTGATATCGAGGATACAATTTGAACTCATAAGAACTGCCTTAATGAATATATGATTAACTTTAAACAGCAATCATAACAGCAGTATAAAAATATCCAAAAATCAGAGTCTTATGTGTCGACTAAATAAAGACTGGTGCAATTATTTGAGGCGGCCCTAACCTATCAATTCATCAATATAAGAAATGACATCATCAAGGTTCTTCTTAATTCCCTTGTAAGAGAGAGTATCGTCAGTCATTGAGACAATGGCCTCTTTTAAGAGTTTAAGTTCTCTTGCAGGAATCTGCGCAACATCAAGAAAGTATGTTCGAATTGTAAATAAGCAAATATTCTCTTCTGCTAGACCTACCATATGCTGGCGTTCAATTCTCATATAGAGCTTGTGATTGCCGTCATTTTTAAAGCTTCGGCCA
This is a stretch of genomic DNA from Halobacteriovorax vibrionivorans. It encodes these proteins:
- a CDS encoding ATP-binding cassette domain-containing protein; translation: MSSNCILDIRNLAYTYPSGEVIFKNLNLQINKGEFVILLGKNGSGKSTLVNLLLGLRHPLDGYVSVLGLSPYNNKRHELFKSLFLNSHDLTFDENSRVGYILDNYKILYPNYNSQREEELLIKFGLDRDKYVYELSTGMKARIQFIAAISSEVEFILMDEITAVLDRAARKLLGEELAKECKRGRSVLMATNIPEDTTFNSNRVVMIQDMELCDEAA